One Pseudochaenichthys georgianus chromosome 7, fPseGeo1.2, whole genome shotgun sequence DNA segment encodes these proteins:
- the LOC117449890 gene encoding probable E3 ubiquitin-protein ligase DTX3 isoform X2, whose product MEDCAICLDTVHERKTLKCSHSFCSACIDSVFKLKPACPICNTYYGEYTGTQPEGSMTDMRSYLRLPGFEYCGSIVIQYTFPAGIQGPEHPNPGKRYGSTSRTAFLPDSEEGEKVLKLLRKAFDRRLVFTVGRSVTTGLNNVITWNDIHHKTNIDGGPQSFGYPDPDYLFRVREELRLKGVTPDD is encoded by the exons ATGGAGGACTGCGCGATTTGCTTGGACACAGTTCATGAGAGGAAAACGTTAAAGTGCTCTCACTCTTTTTGCTCTGCTTGTATCGACTCGGTATTTAAGTTGAAGCCTGCTTGCCCGATATGCAATACCTACTACGGAGAGTACACGGGGACCCAGCCGGAGGGTAGCATGACGGACATGCGCAGCTATCTGCGCCTGCCCGGCTTCGAGTACTGCGGATCTATCGTCATACAGTACACTTTCCCAGCGGGGATACAAGGG CCTGAACATCCAAACCCCGGGAAGAGGTACGGCAGCACGTCTCGTACGGCCTTCCTGCCAGACAGCGAGGAAGGGGAGAAAGTCCTGAAGCTGCTGAGGAAGGCCTTTGACAGGAGACTCGTCTTCACCGTTGGTCGATCCGTCACCACAGGCCTCAACAACGTCATCACCTGGAACGACATTCATCATAAGACCAACATAGATGGTGGTCCACAAAG ttttggatatcCAGATCCAGATTATTTGTTCAGAGTTCGagaggagcttcgtcttaaagGAGTCACACCGGATGATTGA
- the LOC117449890 gene encoding probable E3 ubiquitin-protein ligase DTX3 isoform X1, which translates to MEDCAICLDTVHERKTLKCSHSFCSACIDSVFKLKPACPICNTYYGEYTGTQPEGSMTDMRSYLRLPGFEYCGSIVIQYTFPAGIQGVRPWPEHPNPGKRYGSTSRTAFLPDSEEGEKVLKLLRKAFDRRLVFTVGRSVTTGLNNVITWNDIHHKTNIDGGPQSFGYPDPDYLFRVREELRLKGVTPDD; encoded by the exons ATGGAGGACTGCGCGATTTGCTTGGACACAGTTCATGAGAGGAAAACGTTAAAGTGCTCTCACTCTTTTTGCTCTGCTTGTATCGACTCGGTATTTAAGTTGAAGCCTGCTTGCCCGATATGCAATACCTACTACGGAGAGTACACGGGGACCCAGCCGGAGGGTAGCATGACGGACATGCGCAGCTATCTGCGCCTGCCCGGCTTCGAGTACTGCGGATCTATCGTCATACAGTACACTTTCCCAGCGGGGATACAAGGGGTAAGACCATGG CCTGAACATCCAAACCCCGGGAAGAGGTACGGCAGCACGTCTCGTACGGCCTTCCTGCCAGACAGCGAGGAAGGGGAGAAAGTCCTGAAGCTGCTGAGGAAGGCCTTTGACAGGAGACTCGTCTTCACCGTTGGTCGATCCGTCACCACAGGCCTCAACAACGTCATCACCTGGAACGACATTCATCATAAGACCAACATAGATGGTGGTCCACAAAG ttttggatatcCAGATCCAGATTATTTGTTCAGAGTTCGagaggagcttcgtcttaaagGAGTCACACCGGATGATTGA